Proteins encoded in a region of the Trypanosoma brucei brucei TREU927 chromosome 5, complete sequence genome:
- a CDS encoding vacuolar proton translocating ATPase subunit A, putative, producing MSSEAASGLWRSEDMTLLRLTMQRETAHDSVLKLGQLAAFQFIDLNSDVSAFQRDFVQEVRRCDGMERKLRYLHDEIEKAGLTCVSTEAIGRESLFALEHKIDEYEGELRELNGQYQSLLEESNRTQEHLEVLSREFGSGIRQSPGLNLLTGVIPKDRIATLERLVYRITRGNSVLHTDEITTPFSEGEKERMVQKCVFGVYFATPRLWESLKRISEVNGASLYPYAESTERLQYMRDTLNSQLETMKHTLQQSLLRQRHLLTSISHNVCQWRQTVAVEKSVFSTMNMLKFSGSTAVAKGWAPVRSLDRIRASLQEAEYLSGAQVLTIVEEISTKEKRPTCFFTNKFTVCFQSIVDSYGMARYKEVNPGVLTIVTFPYLFGIMYGDIGHGVMLTLFAAFLLIKEKDWEGRKLNEIFAMIFDGRYLLLLMGLFAIYVGFLYNDFFGFSVDTFRSGYQWPPLNGNTQEGDMQPSSPSGVTPARSVIFGIDSAWAETENKLEFYNSVKMKCSVIIGVVQMVAGVILSLMNHIYFGDRIQIWFRFVPEIVFLLCTFGYMCVLIIIKWCTNWDQRTSEAPSLLETMTNFFLQPGTVNVPLYKGQEFVQVLLLLIAFAMVPILLCAIPMHEKKEHERKMRLQALARRNEDERHEGSEDDYDEDEKFDFSEVVIHQVIHTIEYVLGCVSNTASYLRLWALSLAHSQLSEVFWSFTFLMALDMDKGSGVFVFFGLCVWMCATVAVLLGMESLSAFLHALRLHWVEFNNKFYAADGYPFTPFNIAEVLKELD from the coding sequence ATGTCAAGTGAAGCTGCTAGTGGCTTATGGCGCTCAGAGGACATGACACTGCTGCGGTTGACGATGCAGCGTGAGACGGCTCATGATTCAGTGCTGAAACTTGGGCAACTCGCCGCCTTTCAGTTCATCGACCTCAACAGTGACGTGAGCGCCTTCCAGCGAGATTTCGTGCAAGAGGTCCGGCGCTGTGATGGCATGGAGCGGAAGCTACGGTACCTTCATGATGAAATTGAGAAGGCAGGTCTTACATGCGTCTCTACGGAAGCCATTGGAAGAGAATCTTTGTTCGCGTTGGAGCACAAAATTGATGAGTACGAGGGGGAACTTCGTGAGTTGAATGGGCAGTACCAGTCGCTGCTTGAGGAAAGTAATCGCACGCAGGAACATCTTGAGGTGCTTAGTCGCGAGTTTGGAAGTGGTATTAGGCAAAGCCCAGGGCTCAATCTTCTCACGGGTGTTATTCCAAAGGACCGTATCGCTACATTGGAGCGCCTGGTGTACCGCATTACCCGCGGGAACTCTGTGTTGCACACCGATGAGATCACAACTCCCTTTtctgagggagaaaaggaacgGATGGTTCAGAAAtgtgtgtttggtgtttACTTCGCTACCCCACGGTTGTGGGAGAGTTTAAAGCGAATCAGCGAGGTGAATGGAGCTTCACTCTATCCATATGCTGAGAGCACCGAGCGATTGCAGTACATGCGTGATACTCTCAACTCACAGCTAGAAACGATGAAGCATACGTTGCAGCAGTCTTTGCTGCGCCAACGGCACCTACTTACTTCCATATCACACAACGTGTGCCAGTGGAGGCAGACGGTTGCTGTGGAGAAGTCAGTTTTCTCCACGATGAACATGTTAAAATTCAGTGGATCCACAGCGGTTGCTAAAGGTTGGGCCCCTGTGCGCTCCCTTGACCGGATACGCGCATCCCTGCAGGAGGCGGAGTACCTGAGCGGCGCCCAGGTGCTAACTATTGTTGAGGAAAtttcaacaaaagaaaaacgtcCAACGTGCTTCTTCACCAACAAGTTCACAGTATGCTTCCAAAGTATTGTTGACAGCTACGGTATGGCCCGTTACAAAGAGGTCAACCCAGGCGTGCTCACCATTGTGACTTTTCCCTATCTTTTCGGTATCATGTACGGTGACATTGGGCATGGAGTTATGCTCACCCTCTTCGCTGCGTTCCTGCTTATCAAGGAGAAGGActgggaagggaggaaacttAACGAGATATTTGCCATGATATTTGATGGTAGATATTTACTGCTGCTCATGGGGTTATTCGCTATTTATGTTGGGTTTTTATACAACGACTTCTTTGGCTTCTCGGTAGACACGTTTCGCTCCGGTTATCAGTGGCCACCATTGAATGGTAACACACAAGAGGGCGATATGCAACCTTCGTCCCCGAGCGGGGTCACACCAGCGAGAAGTGTTATCTTTGGCATTGACTCAGCGTGGGCAGAGACGGAAAACAAGCTAGAGTTCTACAACTCTGTAAAGATGAAGTGCTCTGTCATCATCGGTGTTGTCCAGATGGTTGCCGGTGTAATTCTGTCTCTGATGAACCACATTTACTTTGGGGACAGGATTCAAATTTGGTTCCGCTTCGTTCCTGAAATCGTCTTCCTTCTGTGCACCTTTGGCTACATGTGCGTTCTCATAATCATCAAGTGGTGCACGAATTGGGACCAACGTACTAGTGAAGCGCCATCACTGCTTGAAACAATGACAAACTTTTTTCTCCAGCCAGGAACGGTGAATGTACCGCTGTATAAAGGTCAGGAGTTTGTCCAAGTATTGCTTCTTCTAATTGCCTTTGCAATGGTGCCGATTCTTCTCTGTGCCATACCAATGCatgaaaagaaggagcaCGAGCGTAAAATGCGGCTGCAGGCACTGGCCCGTAGGAATGAGGATGAACGCCATGAAGGCAGTGAGGATGACTACGACGAAGATGAGAAATTTGACTTTAGTGAAGTTGTTATCCATCAGGTTATTCACACTATTGAGTATGTACTTGGTTGTGTGTCTAACACCGCGTCGTACCTTCGTCTGTGGGCCCTCTCGCTTGCCCACTCGCAGCTTTCTGAGGTCTTCTGGAGCTTTACATTTCTTATGGCGTTGGATATGGACAAAGGCTCGGGCGTTTTCGTCTTCTTCGGCCTTTGCGTGTGGATGTGCGCGACGGTGGCCGTCCTTCTCGGCATGGAGTCTCTTTCCGCCTTTCTGCACGCCCTCCGTTTGCACTGGGTAGAGTTCAACAATAAATTCTACGCTGCTGATGGGTATCCGTTCACCCCATTCAACATTGCTGAAGTGCTGAAGGAACTGGACTAA
- a CDS encoding exosome component CSL4 (identical to GB:CAC39254.1: Csl4p homologue {Trypanosoma brucei} (PMID:11447124)): protein MAVIVKTGKCVSPGDVLYATDIYDAIGTIVVAASDTGAVSAGNHADDAIIAGTGCYSRVVSKSDGAVSSQIITTLLGIVQWSGNVVSVRQPTKRARDATTIEVVSLNALKDAGTCGDSATPRLSTPGEATSSVSETPASTAVSTAPKSLWISTSVFGPRMGDNVHLRVVRVSRSFAYGEIIAVNGTWCSNSGSNGGGGGALGGFRGVIRMEDIRPFKPRKDQLTPPPPADAFQDGDVVVATVLSQSDVRQYQLSTVAEHCGVVEAFTVLNSNGRERRVRLRHIPECRDIMKCPLSGNLHRRWCPLIRLV, encoded by the coding sequence ATGGCAGTCATAGTAAAGACTGGTAAGTGCGTATCACCAGGAGATGTTTTGTATGCTACTGACATCTATGATGCAATAGGCACCATAGTGGTGGCTGCATCCGATACCGGAGCTGTTAGTGCTGGTAATCATGCTGACGATGCCATTATTGCTGGGACCGGATGCTATTCTCGTGTTGTTTCCAAGTCTGATGGTGCGGTGTCAAGCCAAATCATTACGACACTTCTGGGCATTGTGCAGTGGAGTGGCAATGTCGTTTCGGTACGGCAGCCGACAAAAAGGGCCCGCGACGCCACGACAATTGAAGTGGTGTCGCTAAACGCTTTAAAGGACGCGGGTACTTGTGGAGACTCGGCTACGCCACGTTTGTCAACGCCGGGAGAAGCAACTTCATCAGTGAGCGAAACACCGGCCTCAACTGCGGTGTCGACTGCGCCAAAGTCATTGTGGATTTCGACATCAGTATTCGGGCCCCGTATGGGAGATAATGTTCATCTGCGTGTCGTCCGCGTATCCCGCTCCTTCGCGTATGGCGAGATCATAGCCGTAAACGGAACGTGGTGCAGTAACAGTGGTAGcaacggtggtggtggcggggCACTGGGTGGTTTTCGAGGTGTTATTCGGATGGAGGACATTCGCCCCTTCAAGCCCCGAAAGGATCAACTGacaccaccgccacctgcTGATGCTTTTCAGGATGGTGATGTGGTGGTTGCAACGGTGTTGTCACAGTCGGATGTGCGGCAGTACCAACTGAGTACTGTAGCTGAGCATTGTGGTGTTGTGGAGGCCTTCACAGTGTTGAACAGCAACGGTCGCGAGAGGCGCGTGCGATTGCGGCACATTCCCGAGTGTCGCGACATAATGAAGTGCCCACTAAGCGGTAATTTGCACCGCCGGTGGTGCCCGCTAATTCGGTTAGTCTAA
- a CDS encoding short-chain dehydrogenase, putative: MLFDCTLLSLLGAMVAAIGLYRVVQFVHLTFFSTGHDLKRRYSKAGDWAVVTGGTEGIGRAVALDLANRGFNVCVISRTQSKLDEVVAEIEKCGTRGHSIAFDFATAGEAEYKMLFAKLDSLAVGLLVNNVGVNYTYANYFDEADVVDDLRIIKVNCEATTRMTKFFAPRMKARRAGGIVLLGSFSAVTPAPLLATYAGTKAFNVSFGDALFYELKKFGVDVLVVTPNLVVSRMTQGASTRAPKETFLTVGAAAMARQTLNQLGVVNRTAGHRNHIIIEAIARLLPESLRGEKMLAMHESIKKRAERKAKQ; encoded by the coding sequence ATGTTATTTGACTGCACTTTGCTGTCGTTGCTCGGTGCCATGGTAGCAGCTATTGGCCTCTACCGCGTGGTTCAGTTTGTACATTTAACTTTCTTCAGTACCGGCCACGACCTCAAACGTCGCTACTCCAAAGCTGGAGATTGGGCAGTCGTAACTGGTGGGACGGAAGGTATTGGTCGGGCAGTGGCACTTGACCTCGCCAATCGTGGCTTTAATGTTTGCGTCATCTCCCGCACACAATCAAAGCTGGACGAGGTGGTAGCCGAAATTGAGAAATGCGGCACAAGGGGGCACTCCATCGCTTTCGACTTTGCAACCGCTGGTGAGGCGGAGTACAAAATGCTTTTTGCGAAGTTGGATTCGCTAGCGGTTGGGCTACTGGTTAACAACGTCGGTGTGAATTACACTTACGCCAACTACTTTGATGAAGCGGATGTGGTGGATGACTTGCGTATCATTAAGGTCAACTGTGAGGCCACCACACGAATGACAAAGTTCTTTGCGCCGCGGATGAAGGCCCGCCGTGCCGGTGGAATTGTGCTGCTCGGTTCCTTCTCTGCAGTTACTCCAGCGCCTCTGCTCGCAACGTACGCCGGCACGAAGGCATTTAACGTTTCATTTGGCGATGCCCTTTTCTACGAACTCAAGAAGTTTGGTGTGGATGTTTTGGTTGTGACACCAAATCTTGTTGTCAGCAGAATGACGCAAGGCGCAAGCACCCGGGCACCGAAGGAAACGTTCCTTACCGTAGGCGCGGCTGCCATGGCGCGTCAAACGTTGAATCAACTCGGTGTTGTGAACCGCACCGCCGGCCACCGAAACCACATTATCATCGAAGCCATCGCCCGTCTCTTGCCCGAGTCTTTGCGTGGTGAAAAGATGTTGGCAATGCACGAAAGCATTAAGAAGCGAGCAGAGCGCAAGGCGAAACAGTAA
- a CDS encoding protoheme IX farnesyltransferase, putative, with translation MMRRVLLRCPRPRRNSPLAFQSTSSPVTKCPLSPKLQRPLQTPTVVGESRGCPMIGTAPHLSCPIEKEQLGQSVQVRDVVTQLGKLKLSAFVTATALGGYVICGGTSPLVMVAVTVGTLLQCCSANTANQIIEVEYDRMMKRTCRRPLPMGLISRRSATILCAVELLSGSCILGSVSPAASALGAFNWLLYVAAYTPLKRVSAINTWVGSIVGGIPPLMGGIAATGTITGPAYLLGSLLLVWQIPHFMGLSFHCRRDYEAAGYKMLAFYNPWRASFYAVLLSVMMAFITLAGPALINMAAEGWYYPVVAAANAVMIYKALLFHSDPKRHCRGCFVFSYMYLSVVLAVLMLNHLEPVKRTTTLFQHFTAVAL, from the coding sequence ATGATGCGCCGCGTACTCCTCCGCTGCCCGCGGCCCCGGCGCAACAGTCCGTTAGCTTTCCAAAGCACCTCGAGCCCTGTTACAAAGTGTCCCTTATCACCTAAGCTGCAAAGGCCGCTTCAAACGCCAACGGTTGTGGGTGAATCACGCGGTTGCCCAATGATTGGGACGGCTCCACACCTCAGTTGCCCTATCGAGAAGGAGCAACTTGGCCAATCAGTACAAGTTAGAGATGTCGTAACACAGTTGGGCAAGCTGAAGCTTTCAGCCTTTGTGACGGCCACGGCATTGGGTGGTTACGTGATTTGTGGCGGTACCAGCCCGTTGGTAATGGTTGCGGTAACGGTCGGTACGCTTCTACAGTGCTGTTCTGCCAATACAGCCAATCAGATTATTGAGGTGGAATATGACAGGATGATGAAACGAACCTGCCGACGGCCCCTTCCAATGGGGCTCATATCACGCAGAAGTGCTACCATTTTGTGTGCCGTGGAGTTACTCTCCGGCTCCTGTATTTTAGGTTCCGTCAGCCCAGCGGCCTCTGCGCTCGGGGCCTTCAACTGGCTGCTGTACGTGGCCGCGTACACCCCACTGAAGCGCGTGTCCGCCATCAATACGTGGGTGGGTTCCATCGTTGGCGGTATTCCGCCGCTAATGGGAGGAATTGCAGCCACCGGCACCATAACGGGCCCCGCTTATCTGCTGGGTTCGTTGCTGCTCGTCTGGCAAATACCACATTTTATGGGACTTAGTTTTCATTGCCGTCGTGACTACGAGGCTGCTGGGTACAAAATGCTGGCGTTTTATAACCCGTGGAGGGCTTCTTTCTACGCTGTATTGTTGTCTGTTATGATGGCTTTCATAACTCTTGCCGGCCCCGCACTTATCAACATGGCAGCTGAGGGTTGGTACTACCCGGTGGTGGCTGCTGCGAATGCCGTTATGATTTACAAGGCACTGTTATTTCATTCGGACCCAAAGCGGCACTGCAGgggttgttttgtgttttcctACATGTACCTCTCCGTCGTACTCGCCGTGCTGATGCTGAATCATTTGGAACCTGTGAAGCGGACGACGACCCTGTTTCAGCACTTCACTGCTGTTGCATTATAG